One genomic window of Nicotiana sylvestris chromosome 10, ASM39365v2, whole genome shotgun sequence includes the following:
- the LOC104217531 gene encoding uncharacterized protein yields MGPINFARVRVALRATKENNEEPSKSEMFITTRTKKGKEVHTDTQVAISELQNRQSSGETADDAFRAVFGKKQPGRVRCYGRSVTTSSLKKDEEITKLKQKHANEITSLKKEMKEMMREEMRCFFSQFVKNNAGLDFHDIQGCVGSNIPSPVDASSARAMRGQNLPHYSGSTHAPSLEKENTGDAIGYGGHKSI; encoded by the exons ATGGGACCTATTAATTTTGCAAGAGTGCGTGTGGCATTG CGCGCAACCAAAGAGAACAACGAGGAACCATCAAAGTCTGAAATGTTTATTACAACTCGTACAAAGAAAGGGAAGGAAGTTCATACAGATACTCAAGTTGCAATA TCTGAACTTCAGAATCGTCAAAGTTCCGGAGAAACAGCAGATGATGCATTTAGGGCTGTATTTGGAAAGAAGCAGCCTGGTCGGGTTAGATGCTATGGTAGATCGGTGACGACAAGCTCTctgaaaaaagatgaagaaatcacCAAGCTTAAACAAAAGCATGCCAATGAAATAACTTCTCTCAAGaaagaaatgaaggaaatgaTGAGAGAAGAAATGCGATGTTTTTTTAGTCAATTTGTGAAAAACAACGCTGGACTGGATTTTCATGATATACAAGGGTGTGTTGGATCTAATATTCCTTCACCAGTTGATGCAAGTAGTGCACGAGCTATGAGAGGCCAAAATTTACCACATTATTCTGGCTCAACTCACGCCCCAAGTCTTGAAAAG GAAAATACGGGTGATGCAATTGGATATGGTGGTCACAAATCAATTTGA